The sequence AACACCATGATTTCCGCATAACACGAGGGTAAGTTGAAAAGAGCTAGATTAACGGCATCCAAAGCACATAGCCAAATCCATTTCAAGGAGCAATAATGTAGAAGAGTTTGCTGGAGGGACATTATAGGAGGATAGATTTATAGATGATCCATTTTGATGTGAATAGTTAAGATGATTTTGAACGACTTGTTTAAAGATGGTTATTTTTTCATTAATGTGTGGTTGAAATTTATTAAAATGATTGACTAATAATAGCCTCGAGAAAACATGGACGACGGACGAGAGGTAATTAAACTCCAAATGGACCATGAGGGCAGAGAGCAACACGAAAGCTACAATTATATATGAGTCTTTCTCTCCAACAAGAGCAACCGGAAAGGTTTCGATTTTCAAATTAACAAGAGCCTTTAAATATTATAAGAGTGGCGTGAGAAGGGGAATCAGGCAAAGCAATAGAAATTTTGCAAGATAGAATAAAGGTAAATCTGTACAATTTTGCTATCttgattgacaaaaaaaaatttccttgcttgcgtgtatttgtatttgtattttggtttCTATGGTCATATGTTGAAAGAACATATTTCTGATCTGCCTTTGTTTTTTCTGTTGATTTTGCTACCTGGTTGTCGTTGTGCTTTAAGTTAGGAGAGAGAATAGAAATAGATCTGGATCACTACAATGGTACGGGTATGTGCGATACTTATGCTTTCCCTCTTCCCTCCGTTGCTCAATATTGTAGATGCTCATACAAATTTTATCTTCAACCAATTCAATGCGTCGTCCCTCGAATTGTTTGCGGATGCCTCACTGAAGTCTAATGCCatctcccttaatggtcaattcCAATACAGTATCGGCCGTGCTTTTTATCAACATCCCATACATATGAAAGATCGTGGTTCTCTGAATTCTATCTCCTCTTTCAGCACAAGTTTTGTGTTTAGCATTGTTCCTTCTTCAACTTCACACAGCGGTTTTGGTATGGCGTATTTAATGACCCCCCACAAGTCCCTAGAGGGATTTTCATCCAatcagtaccttggcttgattagAAACATATCAAGTATGGGAAAGGCCTCTAATCATCTATTTGCCGTCGAGTTCTCAACTTTAAAGAACTTGGAATTTCACGACATCAACGACAATCACGTTGGTGTGGATCTCAACGATCTCAGGTCTGTAAACTCTACGCCTGCCGGCTTCTGGGCGGGCAACAATCATTTCCAAGATTTGAATCTCAAGAGTGGACAGAATATTCAGGCTTGGATTGATTATGACCATCTTCAAAACGAGCTCAGGGTCACCATTGCAGAAGCTGGTTCTCAACGCCCAGAAACGCCACTGATATTTATGAAAAATACGTCTCTGCCTAAAATTGTAGAAGAAGAAATGTATGTTGGTTTCTCAGCAGCTATGGGAGTCGTTTTTGAAGAGAATTACATCCTTTGCTGGAGCTTCAATACAAACGGAACTGCCACTTTTCTGAACACATCTAATTTTCCATCCTTCATACCTAGAGATATCAAGAACTCAAACGCCAGACTGATTGCTGGTATTACGATAGCTTGCGTTGTCCTCCTCCTTGTGGTGGTGGCAGCATCACTTGTTCGGTTGAAAACAAAGCAATACAGAAATCTTATTGAAGAATGGGAGATTGAGTATTGGCCTCACAGGTTTCAGTATAAGGACCTACATATTGCAACAAAGGGCTTCGGAGAGAAGCAACTTTTGGGATGCGGAGGCTTTAGCCAGGTCTACAAAGGAGTCCTTCCCACAAACGGCCTCCAGGTGGCGGTGAAACGTATTCTGAGAGAAACGGATGATGGGGTTAAGGACTTCATAGCTGAGATCTCAAGTCTTGGTCGCCTTCAACATCAAAATCTTGTCCAGATCAGAGGCTTCTGTAGGCGACAAAACCAGCTATTCATAGTTTATGACTACATGCCAAATGGGAGCCTGGACAAAATGATATTTGGAAACCCAAAGAAGGTGTTTGAATGGGGTCAGAGGTACAGAGTCCTCACGGATGTCGCTGCGGGGTTGATGTATCTCCACGAAGAATGGGAGCAACGCGTAGTGCACAGGGACATCAAGTCCAGCAATATTTTGTTGGACTCGGAGTTTAACGGAAAGTTAGGGGACTTTGGGCTTGCCCGTCTCTACGAGCACAATGAAATCTCACAGACTACTTGCGTGGTGGGAACGCTAGGATACATCGCACCAGAGCTCATACACACAGGAAAGGTCAGCCCCGCCACAGATGTGTTCAGCTTTGGTATTTTGATGTTGGAGGTTGCTTGCGGAAGGAGACCTGTCGATCCCTCTCTCCAACCTGCTCAAGTAGTTCTGGTAGACTGGGT is a genomic window of Cryptomeria japonica chromosome 7, Sugi_1.0, whole genome shotgun sequence containing:
- the LOC131032626 gene encoding L-type lectin-domain containing receptor kinase SIT2-like is translated as MGKASNHLFAVEFSTLKNLEFHDINDNHVGVDLNDLRSVNSTPAGFWAGNNHFQDLNLKSGQNIQAWIDYDHLQNELRVTIAEAGSQRPETPLIFMKNTSLPKIVEEEMYVGFSAAMGVVFEENYILCWSFNTNGTATFLNTSNFPSFIPRDIKNSNARLIAGITIACVVLLLVVVAASLVRLKTKQYRNLIEEWEIEYWPHRFQYKDLHIATKGFGEKQLLGCGGFSQVYKGVLPTNGLQVAVKRILRETDDGVKDFIAEISSLGRLQHQNLVQIRGFCRRQNQLFIVYDYMPNGSLDKMIFGNPKKVFEWGQRYRVLTDVAAGLMYLHEEWEQRVVHRDIKSSNILLDSEFNGKLGDFGLARLYEHNEISQTTCVVGTLGYIAPELIHTGKVSPATDVFSFGILMLEVACGRRPVDPSLQPAQVVLVDWVRELDDNGSLMDAADLNLGGQYVEAEMERVLKLGLLCSNPQLDGRPGMRQVLQTLEEEAPITNFDASFHLQMSNTWRSPKCYSHSADASISISVEGR